A stretch of Synergistaceae bacterium DNA encodes these proteins:
- the ftsH gene encoding ATP-dependent zinc metalloprotease FtsH, producing MYIILIVLVVSLVNVFLTPDANKSGQGAEVLPYSQFLNEVNAGNVAKVKIDHEQLKGTLKSGREFTTYILDPGTLPSEIAQKGVEVEVVPPPKNSWLASLLASLLPTLLLIGVWIYFIYNMQGGGNKVMGFAKSKAKLFMDNRPKVTFKDVAGCDESKEELEEVVHFLRDPSKFTRLGAKVPRGVLLLGAPGTGKTLLSRAVAGEANVPFFSISGSDFVEMFVGVGAARVRDLFEQARKNQPCIIFIDEIDAVGRHRGAGLGGGHDEREQTLNQLLVEMDGFEAGTGIILLAATNRPDILDPALLRPGRFDRQIVVDRPDVNGRRDILKVHLKDKKVSKKVDLDVIARRTPGFVGADIANLVNEAALLAGRRGKSSLGMAEFEEAIDRVMAGPERKSRVISKKEREIIAYHEAGHALVASKIDGSDPVHKISIIPRGHMALGYTLQLPEEDRFLISKKELSDRITILLSGRVTEQLKFGDVTTGASNDLERSTQIARQMVTQFGMSDRLGLVTLGRKQHEVFLGRDIMEDRNYSEEIAYAIDQEVRSIIDECYTTAKNILTEHNDRLEEITALLLEKEVLEGDELDELLGYPKKEHPVSTAGAEDEGSEDEAYSEDDGSEAEEEEVKKKQQKDEISEEQDDDEDPDEEEE from the coding sequence ATGTATATAATACTGATCGTTCTTGTAGTCAGTCTGGTGAATGTATTTTTGACGCCGGATGCGAACAAGTCCGGTCAGGGTGCTGAGGTACTTCCTTATAGCCAGTTTTTGAACGAAGTAAACGCGGGCAATGTTGCCAAGGTAAAGATAGACCACGAGCAGCTCAAAGGAACATTGAAATCCGGCAGGGAGTTTACAACTTATATTCTTGATCCGGGAACACTGCCCAGTGAGATCGCCCAGAAGGGCGTTGAGGTCGAGGTCGTTCCTCCTCCAAAGAACTCATGGCTGGCGTCCCTGCTTGCTTCCCTGCTTCCCACACTGCTCCTGATAGGTGTATGGATATACTTCATATACAACATGCAGGGCGGTGGGAACAAAGTCATGGGCTTTGCAAAGAGCAAGGCCAAACTTTTTATGGACAACAGGCCCAAGGTCACGTTTAAAGATGTTGCCGGCTGTGACGAGTCCAAGGAAGAGCTTGAAGAGGTCGTCCACTTCCTCAGGGATCCCTCAAAGTTCACGAGGCTTGGGGCAAAGGTACCCCGCGGCGTACTGCTTCTGGGTGCACCCGGAACGGGCAAGACCCTTCTGTCAAGGGCTGTGGCGGGAGAGGCTAATGTCCCCTTCTTCAGCATAAGCGGATCTGACTTCGTCGAAATGTTTGTCGGTGTAGGAGCCGCACGTGTCAGGGACCTTTTTGAGCAGGCCCGCAAGAACCAGCCATGCATAATATTCATAGACGAAATAGACGCTGTAGGACGTCATCGCGGTGCAGGGCTCGGAGGCGGACATGATGAGCGTGAACAGACGCTCAACCAGCTTCTTGTGGAGATGGACGGTTTTGAGGCAGGAACAGGCATCATCCTGCTTGCCGCTACAAACAGGCCCGACATACTTGACCCGGCGTTGCTCCGTCCCGGGCGTTTTGACAGGCAGATAGTCGTTGACAGGCCGGACGTAAACGGAAGGCGCGACATTCTGAAGGTGCATTTGAAAGACAAGAAGGTCAGCAAGAAAGTTGACCTTGATGTCATTGCCCGCAGGACCCCCGGTTTTGTCGGTGCAGATATAGCAAACCTTGTAAACGAGGCAGCTTTGCTTGCAGGTCGGAGAGGCAAGTCCAGCCTCGGAATGGCAGAGTTCGAAGAGGCCATCGACAGAGTAATGGCAGGTCCTGAGCGAAAGAGCAGAGTAATAAGCAAGAAAGAGCGCGAGATCATCGCATACCACGAAGCCGGACACGCGCTGGTCGCAAGCAAGATAGACGGCAGCGATCCGGTACATAAGATATCAATAATACCGCGCGGCCACATGGCGCTTGGATATACACTGCAGCTGCCGGAAGAGGACAGGTTCCTGATATCGAAGAAGGAGCTTTCGGACAGGATAACGATATTGCTGAGCGGTCGGGTAACTGAGCAGCTCAAGTTCGGAGATGTAACCACAGGAGCCTCTAATGACCTTGAAAGGTCTACGCAGATCGCAAGGCAGATGGTTACGCAGTTTGGAATGAGCGACAGACTTGGGCTGGTAACGCTTGGCAGAAAACAGCATGAGGTCTTCCTTGGCAGGGATATCATGGAGGACAGGAACTACAGCGAAGAGATCGCATACGCCATAGATCAGGAAGTCCGCAGCATAATAGATGAGTGCTACACTACTGCAAAGAACATTCTTACAGAACATAATGACCGACTTGAGGAGATAACAGCACTGCTTCTTGAGAAGGAAGTCCTTGAGGGCGATGAGCTGGACGAACTTCTTGGATACCCGAAGAAAGAGCACCCCGTGTCAACTGCAGGAGCTGAGGATGAAGGATCCGAAGACGAAGCTTATTCCGAAGATGACGGCTCAGAAGCGGAAGAGGAAGAAGTTAAAAAGAAGCAGCAGAAAGACGAGATCTCTGAAGAACAGGATGATGATGAAGATCCTGACGAAGAGGAAGAATAA